AAGTCGGgcaaaactctttccacactgtgagcagtgatacggcttttCTCCTGTATGGATGCGTTGGTGTGTTTTGAGAGTACACTGGTGAGTAAATTGTTTCCCACACTGTAAGCAGATAAATGGTTTCTCTCCTGTATGAATTCGTTGGTGTTGTTGGAAATTACTAAGTCGAGCAAAACTCcttccacactgtgagcagtgatacggcttctctcctgtgtgaatgcgctggtgtcgtTGGAGATGACTTCTCTGATTGAAACTTTTTCCACACTGTGGACAGtgatatggcttctctcctgtgtgaatgcgctggtgtagTTGCAGATGACTTCTCTgattaaaactctttccacattgtgagcagtgatacggcttctctcctgtgtgaatgcgttGGTGTAGCTGGAGATGACTTCTCTGACtgaaactctttccacactgtgagcagtgaaatggcttttctcctgtgtgaatgcgctggtgcaTTTGTAAACTACTCTGGtgagtaaaactctttccacaatATGAGCAGCGGTGAGGTTCTGTGTGCATTTGTACTTGACTGGTCATAGTACAAAGAATACCAGCAGTCGTTTGAGGACTACTGGGGTCCGTTGTGGGCATCATGTTCTTGAGTCtctagaaagaaaaaatggaagtcaataacatgaaaaatacaaagcaaTATTATCCCAATGCCCCATAAAGAACTGTGTAATTtttctatatattattattgttatggaTGCATCAATACCACGGGTTAAGGaattttttaaagtgctatTTCCATTGCTCAACAATATCAACATGGTCAAAGCTCTCCCATACTAACAGAACTTGTGCAATTTCTTGTCTCCCGCCTCCTGAGGTGCCAGACAGTTTGCCAGGTTTTCGGGGCCACCCAAAAGTCTTTTTTCCCCAAGGCCTAACCAAACCTGagttttcagaatcagaataagCTTTATTGGCCAGGTATGCCTGAGTATTGTTTCCCAAAATAATGATGTAGCATAAGTTGAAAATTGTCCCCTGCAGTAGCAATGTGgatctgcatgttctcccagtgatTTACTGAGGCTGGTGACCaagatctcagaaaaaaaacagctgagtTCAgttaatacagggtgtcccaaaagtctccatacataggagaaattaacatttttttttcgcaaaatgtcttccaaaatttttcatacttagtttgtATTATACAGTCCccttcaaaagtattggaactgtaagaccaattcttttgtttttggtatgtactgaagatatttgggtttgagctcaaaagatgaatatgagatgataatATCAGGaaacctgaaattctgatcttaCATCTAGATGTGATAAACAAATTAGAACACGGCATCTTTGGTGGAAGACCACTCAATTTTgagatgagcaaaagtattggaactgatagtcttaaagtaaatgacacttaatatttggttgcatatcccttgcttgcaataactccATCAAtccggtgacccactgacatcaccaaactgttgcattcttcttttgtgatgattttccaggcttgtagcacagcttctttcagttgttgtttgttttgaggagtttcagtctcctcttcaggaggtgaaatgaatgcttaattgggttaaggtctggtgattgacctGGCCAGTCTAAagccttccacttttcccctgatgaagtgctttgttgtgttggcagattgttttgggtcgttgtcttgctgaaTGATGAaattcctcccaattagattggatgcatttctctgtaaattggcagacaggaAGTTTCTGtggacttctgaattcattctgctgctaccctcatgagctccatcatcagtaaagattagtgagtctgttccagaagcagccatgcaagcccaagccatgacactacctccaccatgcatgactgatgagctcgtatgttttggatcatgagcagatcctttcttttccacactttggcctttccatcactttggtagaggttattcttggttccagaacttttgtggctcatctctctAATTCTTTGTCTGGCCTtctggccttccgattcttactgctgatgagaggtttgcatcttgtgctatggcctctgtatttctgctctgaaattcttttttgaacggtggattgtgataccttcactcTGCcatgtggaggttgttggtgatgtcattaactgtagtttttgggtttttcttcacagctctcatgTTTGttatcaactgctgttgttttccttggctgacctgttccatgtctgggtgttagtacaccagtggtttctttctttgtcaggacattccaaattgttgtattggctatgcctaatgcttgtgcaatggctctgatagatttttcctctttttcatcttcaaaatgacttgcttttctcccatagacaactctctggtcttcatgttggtttatcctttttaacaacaaatgcagtcttcacaggcagaacccagggctcaaaccaagagtagatattAAGAGCTATTTattctttaaacaatcaatttaacagggcagcaagaaacacctgtcaatcacatgttccaatatttttgatcacttgaaaaaaattggtgggttcaaacaaaaggtgccatgtcctaagttgtttaacacatctagatgtaaatatcagaaaatcagaaattctgatcttttgtctcatattcatcttttgatctcaaacccaaatgtcttcaatgtatagcgaaaacaacagaattggccttgctgttccaatactttcggagagGACTGTATAATCCCTAAACGCAGCCAGCTCTAGACTTTAATTGTTCACTCAGAGTTGTACATGtccataattaaataaaaaagacaagactaaaatgtagtttaaaaaataaaaactttaccaaaatctctctttatttttgttgaCAAAAAAGACGCCACAAAATATtatagactgtttttttttttctaaattacaATCCAAATATCCTGTTCATTGGATGGCATGAGTGGCAGTTTCCTTTCCTGTTCTGCATGTGGCATATCTGGACTATCTGGGAGAAAGAGAAGATCTGATATTTGGGCCCATTTTCTCTATCATgaggctgagaaaaaaaaaaaaaccaaatgcCTTGTTATATTGGAAGGGAAGCAATGTGGCCACACAGTATCTGTAAAGAATATAACAAACCTCAAGCGGCATATGAAAATTAACCCCAAAGGAATTGAGGTGGGTTAACATCTTGGTAGTAAAGTTAGttagtttttttaaactatattaagACAACTAGTAAGGCAATGGCATTGCATATATGGATGTTTTATAGCTAAACCGAACTCATTAAGGTAATAGGCTAGCAAATTGTTGTGGGGTCATGAAACATTCATGAAAGATAAGTTTGTCATGTACTTTAGACAACCAAAAAAATTGGTTTCAAAACGTTTTATTGTCTGTACCGCTCTCATTATTTTATAATCACTTTAAAGAGAGTATCGGGCCCCAGTTGTTGAATTGTGTTGGTTCAAAATAAATGTGCAAGTCAGAACATGTTCCATGTCTAGATGTATTCCTTAAATGGACACCATCAGACCAGACACTTTCTGTAAAGATGCATTCTTAATCATTCAACCTGTGTTTTTCATCAGATAATGATTAGATAAATCTTATATGAAATAAAGACTAAAATGAACCAATAAACCATTGAAAATAAACCACTGAAAATggtttattgaaaataaaatgaaccaaTAAAAAATTATTGGTTTTGGCTAGACTAGACTGACTGAAACGAATCAATAATAATCATTTGGCTAAAAATatctacactacactatctgACTAAAACTAGACTAAAGTGTTTACGGTTTTCTTTGACTAATACAAGACAAAAAAGCCCAGACTTTTAGTCAACTAAAACTTGACTAAGAAAACAGGATAAGGttgataaatatgataaaaactATCAAGGACATTTCACACAGGACTAAGACTAagactaaattaaaaaatagctGACAAAATTAACACTAATGAAGACCCAGAGTGGATAATAACATTTAACTGATGAGGAACATGTTTGCTGAGGTAACTTGGCTACTCATCAGCAATGGCTAGCAAATTATAAAACTAGCATTACCAGCTATCAGATTTATAGacatacttatttatttaacagatacAAGTCATCTATCTGCACTAGACTCTACTACATATGAAGCAGAGATCCATTTAGGATTCAGTCAGTGTTATAGTTGAGACAAGCAGCTCAGGTAACCAGTTTCACTTTAACTTACCTCTTGGTGCATACAGTTAGAAAGTAGTTAACCACTCCAAATACAGCCACAGTAACAAGCTTTTTTAAACACCTTCAGATTTAACTGTAGCTGTAAACCTCAGGCAGGAAATGCTGTGCAAGACACAGAAATGCAAACATGTTTTCATGTAGAGATGACTAGCTCgtcttctgctgcttcttcttcgaCTTGAGGTGGTTTCACAGCTGAAAGGTGTTTCACCACCACCTACTGGACTGGAGATGTGGAGCTCTCAAATCTCTACTCATATTTTCCCATATTCTGTTCAATCAGTGGCTgagccaggaattaatttcagagGTGGATGAGGACATACACCAATCAAATCACTGTGTGATCTGTAAATTAAAGTGAGTGGTGGCATGAATTTGTCACTGAACTATCAACCTTGCCATATAAATAACTTTGCCACTAAATGCTGCTCTTTATGGCAGTTCCGcaataaaaagcattaaaataacatgaaagAAATCAAAGAGATGAAAACTTAtcttatttgaaaaaaaaaagtggatatGTAAAGAATAAGAGCTAAATGTACAAATCACCGCTCTCACACGTTACACTTCATACCCAATAATGCAGCTCCATAATAACTGCATACAGGCTACCTTAAATCATAACAGCATTtttatgagtttatttatttatttgtgtagacTGGTTAATTAGTCTGTTTCTATGTATTGATGTTTATTGCTCCAATTAACTATTTCCAGTCTATAGTTTGTTTAACCACCTCTCCGTACGAAATAGGAACTCATTACGTCAAGATGTCCACGATATTAGACttttagccaaaaagactgagtggtgtaataaaatcgaAAGCTGCTTCAagaaagtattagtttaggggtgtgcatacttatgcaactaggttgttctaagttttttatttttcctttttccctaaAAATATGGGGatatatggggagctgtactgtactgtaatggcttgggactatgattgctgtggtgtctttggggctgtggttgctgcaagcaccttcgtactcaggactccatcagtggacagtggatagatttaacaaaccagacttcatgtgaaaactgtgatgaatttactggttgcacaattgctcTATTTATCCACacagatatattttttattacaaatgatttataattgcactatccgttgcacccagatgaggatgggttcccttttgagcctggttcctctcaaggtttcttcctcacatcgtctccgggagtttttcctcaccatcgccgcctctggctcgctcattagggataaattcacatatttacaatttttttggtttaatttgagtctttttatttctgtaaagattcctgtgtgacaatgtccattgttaaaagtgctgtgcaaataaaattgaattgaaatgaattaaaaaagtttctgattgttttcaatttacttttaatttcacattgagggtgggaaaatttctgacatgatttatctcagtgtcattctttaacttcacaaaaacctgccattttaacaggggatgtgtagattttttatatccacggtataaatatatatatatatatatatatatatatatatatatatatatatatatatatatatatatattgttagaAGACCATGCCAACCAAACAATACAGCGAGAACGTGTTTTTAGACACCACAAAGATTTCCTTGCCATGATGTCCGGCTAATGAGCTGAATTAAATTTCCCAGGGCCATTCTCTTGGCACTATGTGCTGAGTTGGTCCCAGGATCAGAGAGACCAACATGCACTACTTATGTAACCAATTATAGGTCTTAACAACCCTTGGATGAGTCAGGGAAATCCCAGCCATCCTTAAACTCCATCATGCCAGCTATATTGGTTGGCATAATTAAACTGACAAGTCGGTACATCAGAATTCTTGTATGGGACACtccatatttaaacattatgatAATTTCCATTGACCATTTATGGATATTAGTTGACAGTAACCAGGGCAGAAGAAGAGTTTTTTCACATGTGCATATTTTCAAGAAGACTGTGATTTACAAAGCTGAAACagcatgtaggtgtgtgtaaCCAAGGCtttataaatctgatttttatttttttcactctggAATCCACAAAAAGATTTATACATGAGGTCCCAGAACATCATCATTATCCTTAAGCTCAgagtgtagctagctggctagctttcAACCAGAAATGGGAAAATGCATGATACTAATTGGTTAAATCCAGGTAGCCAATAAAATGAGactaaaaaacacatttaaacaaacgTGTTTTTTCCAGGATTTCCTTCCAAGATTAACCATCATTATAACCATCATCCAATCATACCCACTAGCCATCACCAATTCAAGATAATATAGTAGTTTCTATAAATTTATAAACAGTATTTGTGATAAATTTGGAATAGGCCAAAAGTGACAATGATTTGGCATGCTATAATTTTCCTTGATGGTATTGTCCCAGACTGTTTGCTTTCATTGACTgtaaaggatttgcaaccaagtattaaaaatgacaattttaattgATGATTATATTactttgtccaattacttttggtcccttaatcAAGGGGGACAACATGTTTACTGTGTGCTTTAactcctacactgttcacctgatttggatgtaaataccctaaaattaaagctgaacCTCTGCTGTCAAgcttatattcattatttaatttcaacttcaATGTACTGtgatagacagctaaaataacaataactttatcagtgtccaaatatttatggttCTGACTGTATTTTAACACAACAAgggcaggaaaaaaataattcctGTATTGCTGCATTTATATGTCAAACACTGATGGCTCTATGTTAGCACATCTatgtgttttaaaattattttacatttctgttgACAATGTAAGCAATTTTACATAGTGAATACTGGTGATGTTGGACATGATTCAGTCGGACAAGGCTCTTCCCATGCTGTCCCATGTGCATGCTCTGGTGTCCTTTGGAGAGTACTTGCATGAGTAAACTTCTTCCCAAACTGTAAACAATAATCTGTTGAGAGCCATCCTGTAATTGAAACTCTTCCTACACTGTGAACACTGATAcgtttctctcctgtgtgaatgcacTGGTGCTCTTGGAGGTTGTCTCTagattaaaactcttcccactTTATGAGCAACGGTTTCTATCATGTGTGACTTCCTTGGTGGCGCTGGAAAGTACTCATATGGGCAAAACTCTTTCCACAATGTGAGCAGTGATAAGGCTTCTCTCCTGTATGGATCCTTTGGTGTGTTTTAAGAGTGCCTCGCTGAGTAAAACCTCGTCCACACTGTAAGCAGATAAATggtttttctcctgtgtgaattcGTTGGTGTTGTTCGAAATTACTGCGTCGAGTGAAATTCTTTCCACAGGGTGAGCAGTGATACAGCTTCTCTcttgtgtgaatgcgctggtgatCTTGGAGATTACGCTCTAgattaaaactctttccacactgtgagcaatTATAGGGTTTCTGTCCTGTGTGAATTCCTTGGTGCCGCTGGAAATTATTCATGTGAGCAAAACTCTTTCCACAATGTGAACAGTGATAGGGCTTCTCTCCCGTATGGATGCGTTGGTGTGTTTTGAGAGTACCACAGTGAGTAAATCTTCTCCCACACTGTAAGCAGATAAatggtttctctcctgtgtgaatttgttgGTGTTGTTTGAAACTACTGAGTCGAGTGAAATgctttccacactgtgagcagtgatacggcctCTCTCCTGTGTGGATGCGTTGGTGTGTTTTGAGATTACTCAGGTGAGTAAATCTGCTCCCACACTGTAAGCAGATAAacggtttctctcctgtgtgaatatgttggtgttttttgAAACTACTGAACCGAGTGAAACTCTTTCCACattgtgagcagtgatacggcttctctccggtgtgaatgcgctggtgtctCCGCAGAGTACTTGACTGAGTAAAGCTGTTTCCACACTGTAAGCAAATAAATGGTTTCTCTCCGGTGTGAATTCGTTGGTGTTCTTTAAAATAACAGAGTtgagtaaaactctttccacactgcaAGCAATTATACGGCTTTTCTCCTGTGTGGATTTGTTGGTGTCGTTTGAAATTACTGAGTCGATTAAAACGCTTTCCACACTGCGAGCAGTCGTagggcttctctcctgtgtgtctGCGCTGGTGTTTCTGAAGACTACTCAGGTacgtaaaactcttcccacaatCTGAACAGTGGTGAAGCTCTGTCTTTATTTGTACATGAGGGGAGGTAGGAGAAGCTGTACCAGAAGACTTTTGGTGACCTCTGAAGTGTCTTGTGGACAGCATGTTCTTATCGATCTCtagagaggggggaaaaaaaagggactCAATAATATTAAAAGTACAAAACCATATTGTCCCAATAACCCAAAAGGAACTGTTTAATAAactgtttgtctatttattattattattattattattattattattattgataacaacaataatcatcaacatcctcctcatcatcatcaccaccataaTCATccatcaaaacttttttttttttcagcccatgcatgtttttggtacTCAAATCAGTAATCTACTTTTCTGTTTCTAGTTGAGAGCTCATGTAacatgttttgatatgcaaatgaatcCATTACATAATCTGGCAACTTTTTGAGGATGCATAATCTCCATTCCCAAATATTACCTCAGCAACTACTATCTTGTAAGCAGATTTAACTGTGATATTgatatattttgtacattttgtaaattaCATGCAGaaacattctttcatttattttggagTTGTTTTAGTCAGATTTCTGCTCATTTATTAAAGATCACATCATGCCCAGCTTTCAACTttgtttcaaaaatattttatttgttttttttttcccacttatGTCTTATCATAAggaatattatttaattaatctgCTACTTCTATTAGCTAAATTTAgtatacataaatgtaaatggggGAAATAAACCTTTGTTCCTAATTTTGAAGACAGAAGTTCAGCAATACATAAAAACAATATCAAATCTGAAAAATAAGAAAGctgtaaaatgtgttaatgtatgtaaaaaatgtgatgtttttatttaatataatcttttttatgtttatttctaCCTTTTGtatttaatctctctctcttagtgTACCTCCTAGCTGTAtgtata
This genomic interval from Pangasianodon hypophthalmus isolate fPanHyp1 chromosome 4, fPanHyp1.pri, whole genome shotgun sequence contains the following:
- the LOC113524112 gene encoding zinc finger protein 239-like isoform X1, with amino-acid sequence MLSTRHFRGHQKSSGTASPTSPHVQIKTELHHCSDCGKSFTYLSSLQKHQRRHTGEKPYDCSQCGKRFNRLSNFKRHQQIHTGEKPYNCLQCGKSFTQLCYFKEHQRIHTGEKPFICLQCGNSFTQSSTLRRHQRIHTGEKPYHCSQCGKSFTRFSSFKKHQHIHTGEKPFICLQCGSRFTHLSNLKTHQRIHTGERPYHCSQCGKHFTRLSSFKQHQQIHTGEKPFICLQCGRRFTHCGTLKTHQRIHTGEKPYHCSHCGKSFAHMNNFQRHQGIHTGQKPYNCSQCGKSFNLERNLQDHQRIHTREKLYHCSPCGKNFTRRSNFEQHQRIHTGEKPFICLQCGRGFTQRGTLKTHQRIHTGEKPYHCSHCGKSFAHMSTFQRHQGSHT